The DNA sequence GCGCGGGACTCCGCCACCCCCGCACCGACGATCTCCGACACCAACTCCATTGCACTGCATGCCGATTGAATCCGCACCCCTCTCTATTGACACATAGCCAATACGTGCCCTTACCTGTTCCCGCCGAATGCACCACACGCGCCGGGCGCGCCCTCGAACGGCAGGACGACGCCTGCTTGCGGAGAGGAAGTGCGAGGACAGTGACCGAAGTATTCATCTACGACGCGATCCGCACCCCACGCGGCCGGGGCAAGCGCGGCTCGCTGCACCACGTCAAGCCGGTGTCCCTGGTCGCGGGTCTGATCAAGGAGCTCGGCGGCCGTCACCCGGACCTGCATCCGGAGCGGCTGGACGACGTGGTGCTCGGGGTCGTCTCCCCGGTCGGCGACCAGGGCATGAACATCGCCAAGACGGCCGCCCTGGTGGCCGGACTGCCGGACCACGTGGCCGGGGTCCAGCTCAACCGGTTCTGCGCCTCGGGCCTGGAGGCCGTGAACACCGCCGCGCAGAAGGTGCGTTCCGGCTGGGAGCACCTGGTGATCGCGGGCGGTGTGGAGTCGATGTCGCGCGTGCCGATGGGCAGCGACGGAGGTCCGATGGCCGCCGACCCGGAGACCGCGTACGACACGTACTTCGTCCCGCAGGGCATCGGCGCCGACCTGATCGCGACGGTCGAGGGCTTCTCCCGGGAGGACGTCGACGCGTACGCGGTGCGCTCGCAGCAGCGGGCCGCGCGGGCGTGGTCCGGCGGCTACTTCACCAAGTCCGTGGTGCCGGTCCGGGACCGCAACGGGGTCACCGTGCTCGACCGGGACGAGCACATGCGCCCGGAGACGACGGTGGAGACGCTCGCCGGGCTGAAGCCGTCGTTCGCCGACGCGGGCACGGTGGCGGGGTTCGACGCGGTGGCGCTGCAGAAGTACCACTGGGTCGAGCGCATCGAGCACGTGCACACGCCGGGCAACTCCTCGGGGATCGTGGACGGCGCGGCGCTGGTCCTGGTCGGCTCGGAGCAGGCCGGCGCGGCGTCCGGCCTGGTGCCCCGCGCGCGGATCGTGGCCACGGCGGTCAGCGGCGCCGATCCGACCATCATGCTCACCGGCCCGGCCCCGGCCACCCGCAAGGCGCTGGAGCTCGCCGGGCTCGGGGTGGACGACATCGACCTGTTCGAGATCAACGAGGCGTTCGCCTCGGTGGTGCTGCGGTACGTCAAGGACCTCGGCCTGCCCTGGGAGAAGGTCAACGTCAACGGCGGTGCCATCGCCATGGGGCATCCGCTGGGCGCCACCGGGGCGATGCTCGTCGGCACCGTGGTGGACGAGCTCGAACGCCGCTCCGCCCGCCGGGCCGTGGTCAGTCTCTGCGTCGGCGGCGGCATGGGCATCGCCACCGTCGTCGAACGGCTGTGACCGCCGCTCCCCCGCCCTCCCCCGACACCGGACGCGCACGTCCTCGTGGAAAGGAACGCCGTACCCATGCCCGAGAAGAACATGATCCGCTGGGAGCAGGGGTCCGACGGTGTCGTCGTGCTGACCCTGGACGACCCGGACCAGCCGGTCAACACGATGAACCGGACCTATGTGGAGTCGATGGAGGTCACCCTCGCCCGGCTGGAGGCCGAGCGGGACACCGTCCGGGGGGTGGTCCTCGCGTCCGCCAAGAAGAGCTTCTTCGCGGGCGGTGACATCGGCTTCATGAGCAAGGCGCGGCCGGAGAACGCCGAGGAACTGAGCGAGCTGTGCACGGTGCTGAAGTCGCAGCTGCGCCGGCTGGAGACACTGGGCCGGCCGGTGGCCGCGGCGCTGGGCGGCACGGCGCTGGGCGGCGGTTACGAGATCGCGCTGGCCTGCCACCACCGGATCGCGCTGGACGCGCCGGACAGCCGCTTCGGCCTGCCGGAGGTGACGCTGGGGCTGCTGCCCGGTGCCGGCGGGGTCAGCCGTACGGTACGGCTGCTGGGGCTCCAGGACGCGCTGACGGACGTGCTGCTGCAGGGGCAGCGGTACACGCCCCGGCAGGCGCTGGAGAAGGGGCTGGTCCACGAACTGGCAGCGGACCGCGCGGAGTTGATGGACAAGGCCCGGCAGTGGGTGCTGTCCCACCCGGAGTCCGCCCAGCCGTGGGACACCGAGGGCTTCCGCATCCCCGGCGGCACTCCCGCGCACCCGAAGGTCGCGGCGATGCTGCCGGTCATGTCGGCGCGCCTGCGCAAGCGGCTGCGGGGCGCGAACCTGCCGGCGCCGCGCAACATCCTCGCCGCGGCGGTGGAGAGCGCGCAGGTCGGTCTGGAGGCCGGGCAGAAGGTCGAGACCGGCTACCTCGTCGAGCTGATGACGGGCCAGGTGTCGGCCAACATGATGCAGGCGTTCTTCTACGACATGCAGCACATCGACTCCGGCGGCAGCCGCCCCGACGGGTACCCGCCGCACCGGGCGCGTCGGGTGGGTGTGCTCGGGGCGGGCATGATGGGGGCCGGGATCGCGTACGCGTGCGCCCGCGGCGGCCTGTCCGTGGTGCTCAAGGACGTCTCCCTCGACGCCGCGAGGAGGGGCAGGGCGTACTCGGAGCGGCTGGTGGAGAAGGCGGTGTCCCGGGGGCGGCTCGGCCGGGAGAAGGGCGACGAGCTGCTGGCGCGGATCGTGCCGACCGACGATCCGGCCGCTCTGGACGGCTGCGACCTGGTGATCGAGGCGGTCTTCGAGGACCCGGCGCTCAAACAGCGGGTGTTCGCGCAGATCGAGGACGTGGTGGCGCCGGACGCGGTGCTGGCGTCCAACACCTCCACCCTGCCGATCACCGGTCTCGCCGAGGGGATCGCCCGCCCGGAGGACTTCATCGGCCTGCACTTCTTCTCGCCCGTGGACAGGATGCCGCTGCTGGAGATCATCGCCGGGGAGAAGACGAGCCGGCACACGGTGGCCAAGGCGGTCGACATCGCGCGGCAGATCGGCAAGACGCCCATCGTGGTCAACGACAGCCGGGGCTTCTTCACCAGCAGGGTGATCTCCAAGTTCATCGACGAGGCGGTGGCCATGGTCGGTGAGGGCCTGCACCCGGCCTCCGTGGAGCAGGCCGGCTCCCAGGCCGGCTATCCCGCGCCGCCGCTGCGACTGCTGGACGAGCTGACCCTCACCCTGCCCCGGAGGATCCGCGAGGAGACGAAGGCGGCCGTGCTCGCCGAGGGCGGGCAGTGGCGGCCGCACGGTTCGGAGCCGGTCGTGGACCGCATGATCGACGAGTTCGGGCGGGGCGGCCGCGCCGCGGGCGCCGGGTTCTACGAGTACGCCGACGGCGGCCGCACCCGGCTGTGGCGGGGGCTGTACGAGCACTTCACCGTGCCGGGGCGCGAGATCCCGTTCGAGGACATGAAGGAGCGGATGCTGTTCGCCGAGGCCCTGGACAGCGTGCGGTGCCTGGACGAGGGCGTGCTGCGGTCGGTGCCGGACGCCAACGTCGGCTCGATCCTGGGCATCGGCTTCCCCGCCTGGACCGGTGGCGTGCTGCAGTACGTCAACGGCTACCCGGGCGGGCTGCCCGCCTTCGTCGCCCGGGCGCGGGAACTGGCCGGCCGG is a window from the Streptomyces capillispiralis genome containing:
- a CDS encoding acetyl-CoA C-acetyltransferase; this translates as MTEVFIYDAIRTPRGRGKRGSLHHVKPVSLVAGLIKELGGRHPDLHPERLDDVVLGVVSPVGDQGMNIAKTAALVAGLPDHVAGVQLNRFCASGLEAVNTAAQKVRSGWEHLVIAGGVESMSRVPMGSDGGPMAADPETAYDTYFVPQGIGADLIATVEGFSREDVDAYAVRSQQRAARAWSGGYFTKSVVPVRDRNGVTVLDRDEHMRPETTVETLAGLKPSFADAGTVAGFDAVALQKYHWVERIEHVHTPGNSSGIVDGAALVLVGSEQAGAASGLVPRARIVATAVSGADPTIMLTGPAPATRKALELAGLGVDDIDLFEINEAFASVVLRYVKDLGLPWEKVNVNGGAIAMGHPLGATGAMLVGTVVDELERRSARRAVVSLCVGGGMGIATVVERL
- a CDS encoding 3-hydroxyacyl-CoA dehydrogenase NAD-binding domain-containing protein, with amino-acid sequence MPEKNMIRWEQGSDGVVVLTLDDPDQPVNTMNRTYVESMEVTLARLEAERDTVRGVVLASAKKSFFAGGDIGFMSKARPENAEELSELCTVLKSQLRRLETLGRPVAAALGGTALGGGYEIALACHHRIALDAPDSRFGLPEVTLGLLPGAGGVSRTVRLLGLQDALTDVLLQGQRYTPRQALEKGLVHELAADRAELMDKARQWVLSHPESAQPWDTEGFRIPGGTPAHPKVAAMLPVMSARLRKRLRGANLPAPRNILAAAVESAQVGLEAGQKVETGYLVELMTGQVSANMMQAFFYDMQHIDSGGSRPDGYPPHRARRVGVLGAGMMGAGIAYACARGGLSVVLKDVSLDAARRGRAYSERLVEKAVSRGRLGREKGDELLARIVPTDDPAALDGCDLVIEAVFEDPALKQRVFAQIEDVVAPDAVLASNTSTLPITGLAEGIARPEDFIGLHFFSPVDRMPLLEIIAGEKTSRHTVAKAVDIARQIGKTPIVVNDSRGFFTSRVISKFIDEAVAMVGEGLHPASVEQAGSQAGYPAPPLRLLDELTLTLPRRIREETKAAVLAEGGQWRPHGSEPVVDRMIDEFGRGGRAAGAGFYEYADGGRTRLWRGLYEHFTVPGREIPFEDMKERMLFAEALDSVRCLDEGVLRSVPDANVGSILGIGFPAWTGGVLQYVNGYPGGLPAFVARARELAGRYGERFQPPASLVARAGRNEPYA